Part of the Panulirus ornatus isolate Po-2019 chromosome 28, ASM3632096v1, whole genome shotgun sequence genome, AGCCTCCAGCCAATCAGGGTGTGGCCAGTTTATCAGTTCGTCTCAACACGTTAGTCACCAGCTGGCTAGGTGGGCAAGACATGATGCTCGTGTTTATTTAGTACATAACAAGATCTACAGTGAGGTGTAGGTCGTCTGGGGTCACGCCCTGCTGGCCTGACACGTCTCTACCCTGCTGTAATCCTGGATGTTACAGAGGAAGTTTATGAAAGTAAAGATCTATTATACCACGACCTCTGAGGATGAGCAGAATAACAACATAACCTTCACCACAATCCCTGAGAGTTGAGGACCAAAGCTGGATCTAAGAATGTGAAGAAATACAAACTCTTAAGGATAAATCTAAACCAACACAATAAAAACTGTCACAACATCTTGTTGTTCATAACAAGGTAAGTTGCAatcttaagtttgtatccacttcttGTATCAAGTCgttaaaacttaccatatgaagcTATGTAAAGTATGTATTGAAGCTCATAGTATGAAGCAactttgtaacatcttatgtaatatcagcccactggggtctgacttatgaccctttgtgacccgtgtaatccttttgcgctaccgctcacacgatgagcatggggtgcacaatgagcctgccggggttaccggcacaaatcaagtACAGTACAGGTGGAGGTCAATaaagagcgtacagtgggtacagtccaTGGACACAGGAGGGTAACAGGTGGGTCCAAGTGGGTACCAGGCACCCAGAGGAGTCCcctaccagtcagtcagtcactcagtcagtcagtagggagggagggaaggaggtctgGGATACATGATGTATAGTTCCAGTGTGGGGAGTAACCAGGGTCAAGACTGCGGGGCAATTACCCTAGGAATGAGGGAACGTCAGTCTAATGTTGGGAGCGTGTTGAGGACGGCCTGGATCACTAGTAAAGTGGTTGACGATTGTTACAGATGAGcaagaatggagaacatgagaggGTCAACCCTGTACCATCCCTCTGTGTggcaggatcttttttttttttttcatgttagcgggctcggatgaacagcttggttgcctgtggaccgactcccacaaccaggattggaacttATTAGCTgatcgatcctgggcggcccgtgaatgcgtcacggtcaggtagGGTACACCTCAGGAGTCCTGTGGTGTAGGGTTAGGTCTCGTACATACTGGATCTGAGGGCGAGGACGTCAGAGACTCGCTACTAGTCTTCAGATACTCAGGGAAAGTTTGGTGAGCAAGTCAAAGAAAAACGGTAATGGCTGGATGAGAAATATCACTGCAGACGACGTAACGAAGCAGGAGACTCATGGTCGACGATGCATGGGACAGACTGGGGTTGTGCTGGAACAACCCAGACTCCAGCTCTGGATGGGCATCATACATGAAGGTTGTAGTTGTAGATGTGATTGGAGAGACGAGTTTGCGAGGTAAGGTATGAGTTACATGACTGTGGACAGGAAGGATCAGGAGGAAGACAGTGAATGCTGGGGAAGGATTCATATGAACCACACAGAGAGGGTCTTGTGTGAGGCTGGTATAGCTTTATGTTGACTGAGCTGCCTTCTCGTTGGCAGCAGAGCAGTAGGGCGGAAGTCTCTCCTCATATCCTCTCTTAATGGTTCTTATTATCTCCCATTGTCACTGTCATCTCAGATACATTTCATGACACAGTGGATGTTCATTACTATAGTGTATTCTGTGTCCGGTTAAATATTTAATTCTTTGCTCATCCGGCTTGGCATCAGACTCacattccattttcctttcaggGAATAACATCCATCACTAAGAGGATGTATCAGACTCGTATAATTACACCACATTTTCTACCTTACCTTCATCAGAAAGGTTAACCCAGTGGGCGTCATcaaaaccatctcacatcatcaAAGTCTACCCCACTCCGGCATCCGGCATCATCATCCTATTTTACATTCTATCAATATGGAAATTTAATGTAAATCTGCTGACACAATGATGACTGTGACCTAACATGTCCCCGACCTGACCACggagggtaaggtcaggtcattacCCATAGTACGTGCGAGATCTATAATATTATTCCCTCAATCTGGGTCTGGAATTAATGTAAAACACAACATTTCAATAAATTCACGAACTTATATCTCTCTTGGTGTCTTCATGATGATTAATGGTAGGGATGTTAGGATCTATAACTGATGCTTTCTCTCGTTCAATACATTTTGATTATTCATATACACTATCATAACTCTCCTTGTTTTGCTCATGGTATGTATACTACTCCAGTAATGTTATGGTATGTATACTACTCCAGTAATGTTATGGTATGTATACTACTGCAGTAATGTTATGGTATGTATACTACTGCAGTAATGTTATGGTATGTATACTACTGCAGTAATGTTATGGTATGTATACTACTGCAGTAATGTTATGGTATGTATGCTACTGCAGTAATGGTATGTATAATACTGCATACTGTACACAAGAAGTCTGGCAACACTGGAAGACAACACACAGATGAAGACGTACCCCAGACCTGGGCCACCGTGGATTACACGGGTCACAAAGGGTCacagtcagaccccagtgggttgatattacataagatgttacaaagtTGATTCACTGTACATGTTTCGTTATATACATGACGTAGTTTCATAATGTAAGGTTTactgactagagagagagaggttccagcCAGCCACCGATGTACATGATGAACAATGTCTATCTCAGCTTCGCTGATCAACTTCACCACTTTATTAATGACCACCATCACTATATACATCCCAGTAACGACCACCATCACTATATACATCCCAGTAATGACCACCATCACTATATACATCCCAGGAATGACCACCATCACTATATACATCCCAGTAATGACCACCATCACTATATACGTCCCAGTAAcgaccaccatcattatatacatcccAGTAATGACCACCATCACTATATACATCCCAGGAATGACCACCATCACTATATACATCCCAGGAATGACCACCATCACTATATACATTCCAGAAATGACCACCATCACTATATACATCCCAGTAATGACCACCATCACTATATACATCCCAGAAATGACCACCATCACTATATACATCCCAGAAATGACCACCATCACTATATACATCCCAGTAATGACCACCATCACTATATACATCCCAGAAATGACCACCATCACTATATACATCCCAGTAATGACCACCATCACTATATACATCCCAGAAATGACCACCATCACTATATACATCCCAGTAATGACCACCATCACTATATACATCCCAGAAATGACCACCATCACTATATACATCCCAGAAATGACCACCATCACTATATACATCCCAGTAATGACCACCATCACTATATACATCCCAGTAATGACCACCATCACTATATACATCCCAGGAATGACCACCATCACTATATACATCTCAGTAATGACCAATATCGCTATATACATCCCCAATAATACCTCGGGTATATAAATAAGCCTCCAGGTACTCGTATTCAGCATGAGCCATAGTGAGAATGTAtatagtcttagaattatctttaacacgcGATGACGGTGGTAAAGATCTGTCAGGTGGCAGTTATAACTTGACCCTGACAGTCTTAGGTAGTCATAACTTGACCCTGACAGTCTTAGGTAGCCATAACTTGACCCTGACAGTCTTAGGTAGCCATAACTTGACCCTGACAGTCTTAGGTAGCTATAGCTTGACCCTGACAGTCTTAGGTAGTCATAACTTGACCCTGACAGTCTTAGGTAGCCATAACTTGACCCTGACAGTCTTAGGTAGCTATAGCTTGACCCTGACAGTCTTAGGTAGCCATAACTTGACCCTGACAGTCTTAGGTAGCCATAACTTGACCCTGACAGTCTTAGGTAGTCATAACTTGACCCTGACAGTCTTAGGTAGCCATAACTTGACCCTGACAGTCTTAGGTAGCTATAGCTTGACCCTGACAGTTTTAGGTAGCCATAACTTGACCCTGACAGTCTTAGGTAGCCATAACTTGACCCTGACAGTCTTAGGTAGCTATAGCTTGACCCTGACAGTCTTAGGTAGCCATAACTTGACCCTGACAGTCTTAGGTAGTCATAACTTGACCCTGACAGTCTTAGGTAGCCATAACTTGACCCTGACAGTCTTAGGTAGTCATAACTTGACCCTGACAGTCTTAGGTAGCCATAACTTGACCCTGACAGTCTTAGGTAGTCATAACTTGACCCTGACAGTCTTAGGTAGCCATAACTTGACCCTGACAGTCTTAGGTAGTCATAACTTGACCCTGACAGTCTTAGGTAGTCATAACTTGACCCTGACAGTCTTAGGTAGTCATAACTTGACCCTGACAGTCTTAGGTAGTCATAACTTGACCCTGACAGTCTTAGGTAGCCATAACTTGACCCTAACAGTCTTAGGTAGTCATAACTTGACCCTGACAGTCTTAGGTAGCCATAACTTGACCCTAacagtcttaatgaccctggcagttggtaggTCTAAAACCCCACAAAATAAACCAACTCGTGTCCATTAAAACATATATAAACCTCAGTCAAACTTGCACCATAAACCTGTGGACTCTGTAACGTTTTTCATATGTAAACTGTATCTTccctggtctccctccctccatccgctCCTCTTTATCACCCAATTGATAGgtggggaggttggaggaggctgggaggggagagagagagagagagagagagagagagagagagagagagagagagagagagagagagagagagagagagagagagagagagagagagagagagagagagagagagagagagagagagacaggtggaaAGGATGgataaggatggggggggggggagaggaacaaATGGAAAGGCTGGCGGAGGCTTGGAAGGAAGAGGGAcaggttgggagggagagagagagagagagagagagagagagagagagagagagagagagagagagagagagagagagagagagagagagagagagagagagagagagagagagagtatggaaaaaaaagagcaagcggtggtgatggtggtgaggtgggggaggtgcgTTGGTGTGAAGGGGGATGGCGCAGGTGGGGTTCAGGGGTGGAATATAAAGACGCGGACCAGGCCGGCCCATCCACCATCTGGTCTGTGTCACCGGTCCACTCAACAACATCCCAACAAGTAGGTACAGCCCGGAGGGTCGGTATCTGCTGGTGTCACTTTGTAGTCTCCCTATTCCCTGTAAGTAGAAAATGGATTGGTGAGTATCTACTGGACGGGAGGTGATAAACTGCTAGTGATAGATCAGATCCTTCGTCTCAATACTGACTGTAAGTTGAACCAGGACAGGTGAGTGCAGGACAAGTACGTGGTCTCAACCCTCAGTATAAATAGGTGCTGGACAGATAAGTAGGTGCTGGACAGATAAGTAGGTGCTGGACAGATAAGTAGATGCTGAACAGATAAGTGGGTGCTGGACGGATAAGTAGATGCTGGACAGATAAGTAGGTGCTGGACAGATAAGTGGGTGCTGGACGGATAAGTAGATGCTGGACAGATAAGTAGGTGCTGGACAGATAAGTAGATGCTGAACAGATAAGTGGGTGCTGGACGGATAAGTAGATGCTGGACAGATAAGTAGGTGCTGGACAGATAAGTAGATGCTGAACAGATAAGTGGGTGCTGGACGGATAAGTAGATGCTGGACAGATAAGTAGGTGCTCTATAGTAAATAATCATCCATTAGTCATAAGTGTCAACATCTACTGTAATCTGACACTTTACACATTACTAGGAACTATGTAGAGAGAAGTCACATGTTTGGTCTTAACCCCCGCGTCAACACTCGCTGAAAGTAGGTACTTAAAAAAGTAAGTTGTTAAAGAAGGTGACTTAAGTACTGGCAGGAGGTCATGACCTCTCTGCTTCAGTACTAGTTAGCAGATGCTGGGAAGCAACAGGTCATTTCCTCATCAGGATTCACAGTTGCCGGTGGGAATTGGGCAGTAAGTGATCACTTCACGTAAGATCTAACAATCGTTAACACCTGCAGGAGGCAGCCATCAGACACTATGACTGCGTCTTGTCTGCTCCTGCGGCAGGTGAGTCCTGGGCAGGAGCTGGTGACATACGTCTTACCAAACGTTCAGTTTGTGGTGGGAGGTCGAGGGAGACACGTACACAGCTGGGCAGCGAGTGTGTGGTACTGCGATGCTTCAACGACCAGTCTTCATAACTCATGTTCCCAGGCTGTCTGCAGAAATGATCATTCCTCGGTGGTAACTCACGTCACTACACTAACCAGGTGTTAGGAGTGGTAACCAGGTGTTAGGAGTGGTAACCAGGTGTCGAGAGTGGTAACCAGGTGTTAGGAGTGGTAACCAGGTGTTAGGAGTGGTAACCAGGTGTTAGGAGTGGTAACCAGGTGTTAGGAGTGGTAACCAGGTGTTAGGAGTGGTAACCAGGTGTTAGGAGTGGTAACCAGGTGTTAGGAGTGGTAACCAGGTGTTAGGAGTGGTTGATCATCTCTCGCTAATACTTCATAGCTTCAAGTTTCATATCGAACTGGCAGCAGCCAATCATCGTCTGTAACAGCCTGTAATGACTGATACGTAATTCACATCTCGTAgcaggtaatgtgtgtgtgtgtgtgtgtgtgtgtgtgtgtgtgtgtgtgtgtgtccacacataTAACAAGCAGTTACAAGGCAACAATCCATGTTCTAACTCCAGCACCCAGTAGGAGTTCTGGGTCAAGTGATAATCATGTGATAATTTGTTTGTCGACGCTCAGCAAACAGGTTATGGGCCGGAGCTGATTATTCCTGTGATAATCTATACACATCACTAATCATCATGTATACATTGCTCAGGTGAGGATGATCACTTGATCACATCATTTGCAGGAAGTCATTACTTAAGTCCTCTTCCTCTTAGTGAGTTGTAATCTGACAGACTCATCATTTCATATATTGGAATACGTCGACCATACCATCTTGCATTTTGCCTTGGTTTTGGAGGAACTTTGAGAGAAATCAGGTAAGGATAAGCCTTGGTGTTTCCTTCTTTATCTCGTACAACTCTCGAAGATCTGTGTAGGAACTGAGGGTAATACTGTAAGACGTGTGATACTGTGAGGGTAATACTGTAAGACGTGTAATACTGTGAGGGTAATACTGTAAGACTCTTCACTgctttattcatcatacttgaatACGTTATCCTCACACTTGTTATTGTGGGTCCTGAGGACGTCTGAAAGGACCCCTTGGCAGTGCAATCCTGTAGGATCAAAATTCTTTTGCATAAGTTGAAATATTGGCGAACCTTTTCTTCATCATTCCAATGTATTATTGTTCTGATATCATTGAACCTCATGACACATTTAGTCAAATATATCTCTGTTATCATTGCTGTTCTGGTGCATTGAATGATCAGCCATTATTACTATTCTCTTTGTCTCTGCGGAAAATGATCaagtctccctcactcactgtcaTTCTCCAGTAATCTGGACGCGTTTATGTTGCAGCATGCGTAGCGTCGTGACCCTAGTGATGCTGTctagatgggtatatatgttgATGGAGTAATGCTTATGTAAATAGATGGGTATACATGCTGATGGAGTAATACTTATGTTGTCTAGATGGGTCTATATGCTGATGGAGTAATGCTTATGTAAATAGATGGGTATATATGCTGATGGAGTAATGCTTATGTTGTCTAGATGGGTATATATGCTGATGGAGTAATGCTTATGTAAATAGATGGGTATATATGCTGATGGAGTAATGCTTATGTTGTCTAGATGGGTATATATGCTGATGGAGTAATGCTTATGTTGTCTAGATGGGTCTATATGCTGATGGAGTAATGCTTATGTTGTCTAGATGGGTATATATGCTGATGGAGTAATGTTTATGTTGTCTAGATGGTATATATGCTGATGGAGTAATGCTTATGTTGTCTAGATGGGTATATATGCAGATGGAGTAATGTTTATGTTGTCTAGATGGGTATATATGCTGATGGAGTAATGCTTATGTTGTCTAGATGGGTATATATGCTGATGGAGTAATGCTTATGTTGTCTAGATGGGTATATATGCTGATGGAGTAATGCTTATGTTGTctagatgggtatatatgttgATGGAGTAATGCTTATGTTGTCTAGATGGGTATATATGCTGATGGAGTAATGCTTATGTTGCAGGATGCGCAGCGCCGTGGCCctagtgatgctggtgatgctggcaATGGCTGCCGCCCTGACCCAGGCACAGGAGCTGAAGTACCCCGAACGTGAGGTGGGTCCTGGTGGGTAGTGAGGTGGGTCTtggtgggtagtgagtggggCCTGCTGGTCTGGTGGGTAGTGAGTGGGACCTGGTGGGTAGTGAGTGGGTTCTGCTGGTCTGGTGagtagtgaggtagtgaggtgCAGCAGGGATGGGAGACCGGATGGTTTAAGTGTAAGTGTGATAAAGAaggacctggagaaagtggagtgttctCGACACTTGAGGTGTTTTGGGCGTCATAGAAGAGATCAGGGAAGATAGAGTGACTCCGAGGAGCCATGTTTCAGAAGTATAGGGAGCaagagagaggggaagacttagaaaaaaaaggaatgatggGCTTTAGGAAGCTTTGGGGTATCGTGttttgaacatttaggagggtgagaggcgtgcacgggatggaacTGGATCAATGTAGTACTCTAGGAGCAATGTGAAGTTGTTGGGCCGAATCAGAGTTTATGAAGGGGTCAAGACAAATCATGGAGTAGTTTGTAGGGCTCAGTTTTGGACTGTAAACTTTAGTTTCGGGACAATTAGAGAttagatgtatgcaaatgaggccattaatCATTAGTTTCCGACGACGCCTCGCTAAGATGGAAGAGGCTGTTAGGCATATTAATAAAGAGCAGCAGAGTTGGTCATTTACTTAATCTGTTTTTATTTTCGTGGCTCCAGAAAGACCATCTCAAGGTTAGGCCTTATTTGAGATATGGAAATGGGTTAAATGGGGGAAGCAATAAGAAGAGAGGTAGGATAAGATGGGAATTATGGAAGAGGTGCAAAATCTGCCTTTTAAAAAGTGacaggttgtggttgttaggatagaaatgatggggtaaggagccatccttgagttgccaaaggtaACGTAGTCTGGCTAATGACGGGGACACACACAGGTTGCCAGCTCTTGCGAGGAGAAACCGAAGTAttatctgtagaagagggaaagagaaccagtaATGTGGCATGGGGCAAATGGGTTAAGTTTCGAGGTTAGACTAGGAGAGTCGATAAATCTGACAACCTTAATTCTGTCTCGTAAGTTAGTACTGAAACCATGCAGATATATGAGCAAGTTTGTAATGGGGAGCTCTCAAGACGATTCAGtagttacagtaataacaagtatgtttATCGTGTTGTGTGTTGGGTTATACATCCGTCAAAAGAGATTGGTTCTTAGGAGAAATTTTGGACAGTCAGGAAGGAACCGGGTTTGAACGGCATAAGATTCAGTCAGGTTTCTTGTGGCCCGCTGAGATATCCTGCTTATGCACGAGTTTAAGTCCATTTTTCCTAGGAAGTGTTCTGGTTggtgaggggggccaggtggtgaTGTTAGGGGTGCTATTGTCTGGCCAGCTGGTGCAAACTGACCAGGTGTTGACGTTGACTGACTGTTGTCCGGGCAGGTGGTGGCAGAGCTGGCAGCGCAGATCCTTCGTGTGGCTCAGGGACCATGGGGCTCAGTAGGACCACACAAGCGTAACGCCGAACTGATCAACTCCATCCTGGGCCTGCCCAAGGTTATGAACGACGCCGGTAGGAGATAGacgccctgcctgcctgcctgcctccccatCCCTCTACTGATATGAAGGTAGgtaccagcggtggtggtggtgggtgcagcAAACGGGGAGGACATACAATGGGAGTTTTGACGACCCATGACTAGTCATCTGCTGGAAGACACCAACAGTTCCTAATCTGTGAGAGATAAGACAGGATAGTAACCTACAAATATACTCAACGTTGCTGTTAATCAGGCGCAACACTGGCTTGGTTTAAGATAACGACGATGCCATGGCAAAGATCTTATATATCTTGTCTGCATTTGTGTTGTCTCTTATAAATTTCCTCTGGCTAAtgatccatctatctacctttaAACGCCAACATCCCACAGCTTTTCTGAAAGACTTGTACTATAAGAATATCTCTCCCACTCCGCTGGTCCAAAGACCTTTGCAGTTGAGAGTTTCATCCTCTCTTGTGGGCTCGTAACCATAATAACTATCTCGTGGTCTGCCCCATAGGACGAGACCAGTAGATGTTGTTCTTGTAACCATAATAACTATCTCGTGCCCTTTCCCACAGCACGAGACCATCAGATGTTGTCCTCGTAGCCATGATAATCATCTCGTGCTCTCCCACAGGACGAGAccatcgggtgtgtgtgtgtgtgtagcatctcGTGCTGAGGCAGGACTGTCATTATTTCTCTTCAAAATAAATGTTGCAACTCCAGAAGCGTTTGTTTCACTCCAATACCTGACCAACTACTGTGTTATTTGTTATCAAAAAGATTAAAACAAAGGATAGGAATATAATTTGCTTGATCATATATGTAAGAACAAGACCCACATCTGATGATAT contains:
- the LOC139757736 gene encoding pigment-dispersing hormone peptides-like, producing MRSAVALVMLVMLAMAAALTQAQELKYPEREVVAELAAQILRVAQGPWGSVGPHKRNAELINSILGLPKVMNDAGRR